Proteins from a single region of Candidatus Binatota bacterium:
- a CDS encoding antibiotic biosynthesis monooxygenase — protein sequence MIVVTNRIAVASGYEEEFEDRFRKRAGLIDSEPGFINNRVERPVLKRFDHASGGWTETSEQQYYLVQTTWRNEEDFWNWTRSASFREAHSNRPPKEMFAAPNVLEIHEIVLDTDSRSE from the coding sequence ATGATTGTCGTTACCAACCGAATTGCTGTTGCCAGTGGTTACGAAGAAGAGTTCGAGGACCGCTTTCGCAAACGGGCGGGCCTTATAGATAGCGAACCCGGTTTTATTAATAACCGGGTAGAGCGGCCGGTGCTCAAACGTTTCGATCACGCCAGCGGTGGCTGGACCGAGACCAGCGAACAACAGTACTACCTGGTGCAGACCACCTGGCGTAATGAAGAAGATTTCTGGAACTGGACGAGGAGCGCGTCCTTCCGGGAAGCGCACTCTAATCGACCACCGAAAGAGATGTTCGCTGCCCCCAATGTTCTCGAAATCCACGAGATCGTTCTCGATACGGATTCGCGCTCGGAGTAG
- a CDS encoding rRNA pseudouridine synthase, whose amino-acid sequence MRLLPARFQPNRRPRAMTKSKKPLKKTDPAEKGGSGGRLRLHVYIARAGIASRREAEKMMLLGDVTVNGKVITEPGSTVLPGKDHVKVNGRLIAGPHRLEYYAYHKPTGCVSTMKDTRGRFCIGDVVQTLGSPVVPVGRLDLNSSGLLLLTNDGELAVRLMHPSYEIEKVYRVKVNPPPKQRQLDRLLNGVSLGDGMARAERIRRVGRGETKVWLEVTVAEGRKHVVRRMMEEVGLRVDKLKRVVMGPLKLGRQVIDSVRRLEHKEIKALRAAADLD is encoded by the coding sequence ATGCGCCTCCTGCCGGCACGGTTTCAACCGAACAGGCGACCGAGAGCGATGACGAAATCAAAGAAACCTCTGAAAAAGACTGACCCTGCGGAGAAGGGAGGCTCTGGCGGCCGGCTGCGGCTGCACGTCTACATAGCGCGGGCTGGTATCGCCTCGCGCCGTGAAGCCGAGAAAATGATGCTCTTGGGCGATGTCACGGTCAACGGCAAGGTCATCACCGAACCCGGCAGCACGGTTCTGCCTGGAAAGGATCACGTCAAGGTTAACGGTCGGTTGATCGCGGGGCCTCACCGGCTGGAGTACTACGCTTATCACAAGCCAACCGGCTGCGTGTCGACGATGAAAGACACGCGCGGGCGTTTCTGCATCGGCGACGTGGTGCAGACCCTGGGTAGCCCGGTGGTTCCCGTGGGGAGGCTTGACCTTAACAGCAGCGGCTTGCTGCTTCTGACCAACGATGGCGAACTCGCGGTCCGTCTCATGCATCCGTCCTACGAGATCGAAAAAGTCTACCGCGTAAAAGTAAACCCGCCGCCGAAGCAGAGGCAGCTCGACAGGTTGCTCAACGGCGTGTCGCTGGGTGACGGCATGGCGAGGGCCGAGCGTATAAGGCGAGTGGGACGTGGCGAGACCAAGGTCTGGCTCGAAGTAACCGTGGCCGAGGGACGCAAGCACGTGGTTCGCAGGATGATGGAAGAGGTGGGCTTGAGGGTGGACAAACTCAAGCGCGTAGTAATGGGTCCACTCAAGCTCGGACGGCAGGTTATCGACTCGGTACGCCGCCTTGAGCACAAAGAAATCAAAGCCCTGCGGGCCGCTGCGGACCTTGACTGA
- the scpB gene encoding SMC-Scp complex subunit ScpB: MDPGPTRKKATMRKLKRSNSLMAEESTIEELNPGESGPADVSAEDVPVEEDATLKGDEAGTGDDSPSTQGSWPVDRLKPLVEALVFASGEAINAGRLAKAVRGASRQEVTAALQELQAECEARGVRLVEVAGGWQYRTAAEHAEPVRRLFKERPYRLSRAAVETLTVVAYKQPTTRQGIEGVRGVDSGGVLENLVEKRLIRIAGRLDVPGRPLVYETTKDFLELFGLKDLAAMPRLAELGDEMLMLADKAEFEQGAADEAAVLPLEPGDEVTDDAPPAGTVSTEQATESDDEIKETSEKD; this comes from the coding sequence ATGGACCCCGGGCCCACGAGAAAGAAGGCAACGATGCGGAAGTTGAAAAGGAGCAACAGCTTGATGGCTGAAGAAAGCACGATAGAAGAACTTAACCCTGGAGAAAGCGGGCCGGCGGATGTGTCTGCAGAAGATGTGCCGGTTGAAGAGGACGCCACGTTGAAGGGCGATGAAGCCGGGACCGGGGACGACTCGCCGTCCACTCAAGGGAGTTGGCCGGTAGACCGCCTTAAGCCACTGGTAGAGGCCCTTGTCTTTGCCTCCGGCGAAGCCATCAACGCTGGCCGCTTGGCCAAGGCCGTGCGCGGTGCCAGCAGGCAGGAGGTTACCGCGGCGCTGCAAGAGTTGCAGGCTGAGTGCGAGGCGAGGGGGGTGCGGCTGGTCGAGGTGGCTGGAGGCTGGCAGTACCGTACCGCGGCCGAGCACGCCGAGCCGGTGCGGCGCCTGTTCAAGGAGCGGCCTTATCGCTTGAGTCGAGCTGCGGTTGAGACACTCACCGTGGTAGCCTACAAGCAACCGACTACCAGGCAGGGCATAGAGGGAGTGCGCGGGGTAGACAGCGGGGGCGTGCTCGAGAACCTCGTCGAGAAACGGCTGATCCGTATCGCGGGTCGCCTGGATGTTCCGGGACGACCCCTGGTCTACGAAACTACAAAAGACTTCCTCGAGTTGTTCGGATTGAAGGACCTGGCAGCCATGCCGCGCCTGGCCGAACTTGGAGACGAAATGCTGATGTTGGCGGATAAGGCGGAGTTTGAACAAGGGGCTGCCGACGAGGCGGCGGTGCTGCCGCTGGAGCCCGGCGACGAGGTAACCGACGATGCGCCTCCTGCCGGCACGGTTTCAACCGAACAGGCGACCGAGAGCGATGACGAAATCAAAGAAACCTCTGAAAAAGACTGA
- a CDS encoding XRE family transcriptional regulator, with the protein MPGTTVTNLISKMLYDRGWTDGELARRTGLSRPRINRLKNRRAQPSVREALLLSDALGVEVEQLFSLEQASEDLLMAVPLASFRSHSG; encoded by the coding sequence ATGCCGGGTACAACAGTTACAAATCTGATTTCGAAGATGCTGTACGATCGCGGTTGGACTGACGGCGAGCTCGCGAGACGCACCGGCTTATCGCGGCCGCGCATCAATCGCCTGAAGAACCGCAGGGCTCAACCCTCGGTTCGCGAAGCGCTGCTGCTCAGTGACGCGCTGGGTGTTGAGGTCGAGCAACTTTTCAGCCTTGAGCAAGCGTCGGAAGATCTGCTCATGGCGGTTCCGCTCGCATCGTTCCGCTCGCACAGCGGATAG
- a CDS encoding XRE family transcriptional regulator, with translation MAANSSLENRLGEISKDRRLTLVDLSDLTGISYSTVRRMVVEGTDPPLGNALSMSRVLGLPLRELYCIATAHEELVALGKVGLAFDGPLLAAGVAGAGLYMNGAGSAGDC, from the coding sequence ATGGCAGCTAACTCATCACTCGAGAACAGGCTTGGCGAGATCAGCAAGGACCGGCGGCTGACCCTGGTGGACTTGTCTGATTTGACGGGGATTTCTTACTCGACAGTCAGGCGCATGGTTGTAGAGGGGACAGACCCGCCACTGGGCAACGCGCTGTCTATGAGCCGTGTGCTGGGGCTTCCTTTGAGAGAGCTCTACTGCATTGCGACGGCCCACGAAGAGCTGGTTGCGCTTGGGAAGGTCGGCCTTGCCTTTGACGGGCCGCTGCTGGCCGCGGGTGTGGCCGGGGCGGGGCTCTATATGAACGGAGCCGGCAGTGCTGGCGATTGCTGA
- a CDS encoding NAD-dependent deacetylase has protein sequence MDAHQRFNTVRNWISDAERVAVLTGAGISTASGIPDFRGPQGLWTRDPEAEKMATIDNYMSDPEVRKKAWQWKLEQMGTEREPNAGHNALVELELSGKLLALVTQNVDGFHQQAGNSADKVIEIHGTMREAICMACGDRTDIETTFDRVRAGELDPACPLCAGILKSATISFGQGLVEEDLARAQRAALDCDLMLAIGSTLTVYPIAGIVPTAREAGARVVIINGEATGMDEIAHAILRGSISDILPPLLSAVG, from the coding sequence GTGGATGCTCATCAGCGCTTTAATACGGTGAGAAACTGGATTTCCGATGCTGAACGCGTCGCCGTTCTTACCGGCGCGGGCATTTCCACTGCCTCCGGTATCCCTGATTTTCGAGGTCCACAAGGCTTGTGGACCCGAGACCCCGAGGCCGAAAAGATGGCCACCATCGACAACTACATGTCCGATCCCGAGGTGAGGAAAAAAGCCTGGCAGTGGAAACTTGAGCAGATGGGAACAGAGCGAGAACCCAACGCCGGGCACAACGCGTTGGTTGAGCTCGAGCTGAGCGGCAAACTGCTCGCCCTGGTGACTCAGAATGTAGATGGCTTTCACCAGCAGGCGGGTAATTCCGCAGACAAGGTCATCGAGATCCACGGCACGATGCGCGAGGCGATCTGCATGGCCTGCGGCGACAGGACCGACATAGAGACCACCTTTGACAGGGTGCGCGCGGGCGAGCTCGACCCTGCCTGCCCATTGTGCGCCGGCATACTCAAGTCGGCCACGATCAGCTTCGGGCAGGGACTGGTCGAGGAAGACCTGGCACGAGCCCAGCGTGCGGCCCTCGACTGTGATCTAATGCTCGCGATCGGCAGCACGCTGACGGTCTATCCCATAGCCGGAATTGTCCCCACGGCAAGGGAAGCAGGCGCCAGGGTGGTAATAATCAACGGCGAAGCTACGGGTATGGACGAGATCGCACACGCCATACTTCGCGGTTCGATCAGCGATATACTACCTCCGCTCCTGTCGGCCGTGGGATGA
- a CDS encoding segregation/condensation protein A, with the protein MKVDSYRVNMDAFEGPLDLLLHLVKTNEVDIYHLPLSDITDQYLAYLEMFEELDLDVAGEYLLMAATLMHIKSRLLLPRDDEDEEEEEDPVQDLVGQLAEYQRYREAADTLRDRALIDRDVFRRAASPPPRNEAEDPGFAQVELPDLLEGLRRVLARAAARIPHLVESEEYHVADAVREMLGRLDEVESLTFDELFGDSPTRGLVIATFIGLLELMKMGIIQAMQDEGSPEIRVSSTGHDHDDRLYALLDTYGPRAHEKEGNDAEVEKEQQLDG; encoded by the coding sequence ATGAAAGTAGACTCCTACAGGGTTAACATGGATGCCTTCGAGGGGCCCCTGGACCTCTTGCTCCACCTCGTGAAGACCAACGAGGTAGACATCTACCATCTTCCGCTCAGTGATATAACCGACCAGTACCTGGCCTACCTCGAAATGTTCGAGGAGCTGGACCTTGATGTAGCGGGGGAGTATCTCCTGATGGCCGCCACCTTGATGCACATCAAGTCGCGGTTGTTGCTGCCCCGTGACGACGAGGATGAGGAAGAAGAAGAAGATCCGGTACAGGATCTCGTAGGGCAGCTGGCCGAGTACCAGCGCTACCGCGAGGCAGCCGATACGCTGCGTGACAGGGCGTTGATTGATAGGGATGTTTTTCGCCGCGCGGCTTCACCACCGCCGCGCAACGAGGCCGAGGACCCTGGTTTTGCCCAGGTCGAACTTCCCGACCTGCTCGAGGGCCTCAGGCGCGTGCTCGCGCGCGCGGCTGCGCGCATACCCCACCTCGTGGAGTCCGAGGAGTACCACGTCGCAGACGCGGTTCGGGAAATGCTGGGTCGGCTGGACGAGGTCGAGAGCCTCACTTTTGACGAGCTGTTCGGCGACAGCCCCACCCGCGGGCTCGTTATCGCCACGTTTATCGGTCTCCTGGAGTTGATGAAGATGGGCATTATTCAGGCTATGCAGGACGAAGGGTCGCCGGAGATCCGCGTGAGCTCGACGGGGCACGATCACGACGATCGGTTGTACGCGTTGCTCGATACCTATGGACCCCGGGCCCACGAGAAAGAAGGCAACGATGCGGAAGTTGAAAAGGAGCAACAGCTTGATGGCTGA
- a CDS encoding DUF3604 domain-containing protein — protein MAAMLPLMIRLALGSIALALILLPPVALAAREPCELNDSQRLPWFGDLHVHTALSLDAATQGTRGRPVDAYRFARGGTLGIQPYDASGAPMREITLERPLDFAAVTDHAELFGELRICETPGMAGHNSFVCRLFRHWPRAAYYLMNNKAMASESPKRFGFCGEDAGGCKRAMLSSWSEVQAAAEQYYDRSSACSFTSFVGYEWTGSPNGRNLHRNIIFGSSEVPGEPASYVDAPSPRLLWNALERDCLNTGKGCSVVSIPHNSNLSGGLMFPTEGPDGEAMTADYAKRRADFEPLVEMMQHKGDSECRIGAGEADEYCGFEKLPYDDFIGNTFPWLRREAGPMSFVRNALLHGLVVEDSTGQNPYRFGLIGGTDTHLAAAGAAEETSFPGHGGAGKPAGSDLAPGLPDNIENNPGGLVVLWAEENSRPALFAALRRRETYATSGPRIILRLFAAWELADDMCEDEGFAREGYSSGVPMGGVLASFPGGTSAPVIAVSAMADPGTAARPGTGLQVLQLVKGWLGKDGKPHSRVVDVAGDRDNGALVDTDSCEASGPGSGSLCSVWRDPDFDPSVPTFYYARVIENPVCRWSTVLCNQADIDCAADGEIAEAYSGCCDSSYPRVIQERAWSSPVWYKPDSRGTSAQAKTGEAR, from the coding sequence ATGGCAGCTATGCTGCCGCTCATGATTCGTTTGGCGTTAGGTTCCATCGCTCTTGCCTTGATATTACTTCCACCTGTTGCGCTGGCCGCGCGCGAGCCCTGCGAGTTGAATGACTCCCAACGTCTACCCTGGTTTGGCGATCTTCACGTTCACACCGCGTTGTCCCTGGACGCGGCGACGCAGGGCACGCGAGGGCGGCCGGTTGACGCCTACCGTTTCGCACGTGGGGGTACGCTCGGCATCCAGCCCTACGATGCTTCGGGCGCGCCGATGAGAGAGATAACGCTGGAGAGGCCTTTGGATTTCGCCGCGGTTACCGACCACGCCGAGCTGTTCGGTGAGCTCAGAATCTGCGAAACGCCGGGAATGGCGGGGCACAATTCGTTCGTGTGCCGATTGTTTCGCCACTGGCCCCGGGCTGCTTATTACCTGATGAACAACAAGGCGATGGCTTCTGAGAGCCCGAAACGCTTCGGGTTCTGTGGCGAGGATGCCGGTGGCTGCAAACGGGCGATGTTGAGTAGTTGGAGCGAGGTCCAAGCGGCAGCCGAGCAGTATTACGATCGCAGTTCGGCCTGTTCTTTTACCAGCTTCGTCGGCTACGAGTGGACCGGAAGTCCCAACGGGAGGAACCTGCATCGGAACATTATTTTTGGTAGTTCCGAGGTGCCCGGCGAGCCGGCCAGCTATGTTGACGCGCCTTCGCCGCGGCTTTTGTGGAACGCGCTCGAGCGTGACTGTCTCAACACCGGCAAGGGCTGCTCGGTCGTCTCCATTCCCCATAACTCCAACTTGAGCGGTGGGCTGATGTTTCCCACAGAAGGGCCCGACGGCGAAGCCATGACAGCTGACTATGCTAAGCGACGCGCGGATTTTGAACCGCTGGTCGAGATGATGCAGCACAAGGGCGACTCGGAGTGCCGTATAGGAGCTGGCGAGGCTGACGAGTACTGCGGGTTCGAAAAACTGCCCTACGATGATTTCATTGGCAACACGTTTCCCTGGTTGAGGCGCGAGGCCGGGCCTATGAGTTTTGTCCGGAACGCTTTGCTGCACGGCCTTGTGGTCGAAGATTCAACAGGGCAGAACCCCTACCGCTTTGGTTTGATCGGCGGCACCGATACTCACCTCGCGGCAGCAGGCGCGGCCGAGGAGACCTCGTTTCCCGGCCACGGCGGCGCAGGTAAGCCCGCCGGCAGTGACCTCGCGCCGGGGCTACCCGACAATATAGAGAACAACCCCGGGGGCCTCGTGGTTCTATGGGCCGAAGAGAATTCGCGCCCCGCACTCTTTGCCGCGCTGCGAAGGCGTGAGACCTACGCGACCAGCGGTCCGCGTATTATCCTGCGGCTCTTTGCTGCTTGGGAACTCGCCGACGACATGTGCGAAGACGAGGGTTTTGCGCGGGAAGGTTACTCCTCCGGTGTGCCGATGGGAGGGGTTCTTGCATCTTTTCCCGGGGGGACGTCGGCGCCGGTGATTGCTGTCTCCGCGATGGCTGATCCTGGTACGGCGGCCCGGCCGGGCACCGGTCTGCAGGTCCTGCAGCTGGTAAAAGGCTGGCTGGGCAAGGATGGCAAGCCGCACAGCCGGGTAGTCGACGTGGCCGGGGATAGGGACAACGGTGCTCTTGTGGACACGGACAGCTGCGAGGCCTCGGGCCCCGGGTCGGGTAGCCTCTGCTCTGTCTGGCGAGACCCGGACTTCGATCCTTCCGTGCCCACTTTCTACTACGCCAGGGTAATAGAAAACCCTGTTTGTCGCTGGAGCACAGTGTTGTGCAATCAGGCCGACATCGACTGTGCTGCCGACGGGGAGATTGCCGAAGCTTACAGCGGCTGCTGCGATTCTTCATACCCCCGGGTTATACAGGAGCGGGCGTGGAGTTCGCCGGTGTGGTATAAGCCGGATTCACGAGGGACGTCCGCTCAGGCGAAAACAGGAGAAGCGAGATGA